agtccatcacagtcagtatagtctactcagcccagcagtggctcaccagggtctcaggcagaggtctttcacatcatctacttgcctagtccctttaactggagatgccagggattgaaactgggacattcggcatgctaagcagatgctctacaaactgacccacagcccctccccagatcttagaagctaagcagggatcaGCCCAGtaattagatgggagaccaccaaggaatgccagggttgttgtgaagaggaaggtgatggcaaaccacctctgttagtctcttgccttgaaaaccctatggggttgccataagtcagctgcgacttgacggcattttacacacacacacatatacacacacacagtctggatGGTTTTCCTAGGTTTGTTTTAAAGAGAGATAAATCAGTGTTGAGTTGAAGCAGAAGACAAGCTGTGAAACAAGATTTAtaacagcatggtgcagtggtaggAATGTCAGGCTAAGATTCTGGTATGCTCTGCTACAGAAGGTCACTGGGGAACTCTCTCTTGTCTTAAtctacctttcagggttgttgtgatgaaaataaaatggaggagggaaggccaggtactagctggagatctcccactattacaactgacttctagccgatagagatcagttcacctggagaaaatggtggctttggccattggattctatggcattgaagtccctcccccaaacccagctctcctcaggctccgtccccaaaacctcccgccagtggtaaacggacctggtgaactgatctctaacagctggagatcagttgtaatagcaggagatctccagctactacctggaggttgcttgCTATAAATCTCCACCTGTGCTGTAGGCTAGGGTAAGAAAGCGGGGTAACAGCACTGAAGCTCCAAATAACGAGCACGTTCTTAAAGTTGTGCACAAAATATTTGTGAATATTTATAAACagctatatacaaaaatatacaaaGTGTGAGATCATGCACCAGAACAATGTGgaataaaccaggggtggggaatgtcaggcccagtagcagtttaaggcccgtgaaatcatttggtctggcccttcgtgggtcctggcagatctctagctcataaggatctaagactggtgatccaccccctcccgcggacaggaatagcctctattcaaggcagatgtgagtttgttttgccgagaaaaggaacctttttcccccttgcagaagagtcgttagctatggagctgctaggaccgcccaagaaactgtgttaaccctttcccacctgggccgtggagaaacgtattggtcggctaatgtttaagttgataattttgtatggcccacgaatgacgttataaatatccaaacggcccttggcagaaaaaaggttccccacccctgatataagcAACCTAACTATCTATCTATACGAAATAACACAACTACAAACATATTCGCTGCCTGTCTTATGTcttgtagggtatgagctttcgtgagccacagctcacttcttcagataccctaccagaaaatatttttgttagtctttaaggtgctaatggactcttgcccttttctactactgcagacagactaacgcggctacccactgtgaattgtcttaTGTCTTGTCGTTCTTGTGCGCGAGTATGTTTGTAGTTGTGTTATTTCGTACAAATAGATAGGTTGTTTATATACTCCACATTGTTCTGGTGCATGATCTCACACTTcgtatatttttgtatatagctgtttataaatattcaaaaatattATGGGCATAACTTTAAGAACGTTCTCATTATTTGGAGCTTCAGTGCTGTTACCCCGCTTTCTtacccactacctggaggtttgcagccctgtGCGAGTGGAAGCTACTGTAACaatctttcttcccccccccccaccccagaccgAAAGAACTCCAAGGATCTCACACCCTTCAGTGGCAACGATTTGCCCATGCAGACCCTGTGGTCCAGGAATGCCTTCGGTCCCCGGAGCAGCGTCAGTAACGCATTCCCACCCAGCAGAGACTCCAGGAAGGGAAGCAGCCCCAGGCAGCCTAGCCTGGATCACAGCATCTCTCTCCAAGAAGCCGTGgccctcttcccttccctgcagaGGCTGTCGACCAAAGGGGAGAGGCACTCCTCTTCAAAGCTGACCCTTCATAACTCGGTTTCGGGGTTTCCTGCACTGCAGAAAAGGCTCAAGACGATGCTCGACAGGGCTCGGGGAGATGAGATGTTTAAACCGGCGGAGCCGTTGCCTCAGATTCATCCCGAAGAAATTTTGAGCTGCAGGTCAGAAAAAAACACGGGGGCAGCAAGGGGGACGCAAAGGACCTGTTTAGattgggttaccaactccaggttggaaaattcctggagatttggggatagggttgccaacctccaggtactagctggagatctccagctattccaactgatctccagctgatagaggccagttcacctggagaaaattgccgttttggccactggactctatgactagggttgccaggtccctcttcgccaccggtgggagatttttagggcagagcctgaggagggcggggtttggggaggggagggacttcaatgccatagagtccaattgccaaagcggcccttttctccagccgaactgatctctataggctggagatcagttgtaatagcaggagatcttctgctattacctggaggttaaaccaaaattcacacagaaaacaaatattccaagcaatttcaatataattccaatattaccatcaaaatgcaaaagtcatataaaagcacaggtcataaattacaaagtcacatgtactgttcacaagtaggtgcatacaaacaggtaagtataTAGTCCTTGTTATAAATATAGGTAAATAAACAaatcaccatgtatataataattctaacaatatttttcttcttctttagcaacgatatattcatcagaagtcagacaggtgaggaacctctgaaatggactgaatatactagcctggttaggcagaaggatcagtcttTTACCCATGAGgagtttaaacttgtgcttataagataaaaaaagaaatacataccaagtgaaaagattaaggttGAGGAACTAATGAAGAACGATACAGCCGTCTTTCTCACCTGTCtgacttacctgtttgtatgcacctacctgtgaacaatacatgtgactttgtaatttatgacctgtgctttgatatgacttttgcattatgatggtaatattggaattatattgaaattgcttggaatatttgttttctgtgtgaattttgggttaactattatatacacagaagtgtctatttttgtactatcacctggaggttggcaaccctatctatgactctgaagtccctcccctccccaaacattgccctcatcagactctgcctcaaaaacctcccaccagtggtgaagagggacctggcaaccctatttgagaagggggggccctggggagggcaggagttagggaggggaggtatttcaatgggtagggttgccaggtccctcttccccaaaaATTTTACATCTGTACCCTAAACAGGCCCAAAGTACCAAAATGGGGGTTTGTTTGTCATAAAGTTCCAGCAACTAAAGCGGAACTGGACTTTCCAAGAgtcgcagatagggttgccaacctcaagatactagctggagatctcctgctattacaattgatctcaggccgatagagatcagatcccctggagaaaaaggccgctttggcaattggactctatggatttggaatccctcccctccccaagccccgccctcctcaggctcctcccgccaaacctcccaccggtgacaaagagggacctgggaaccctagtcacAGAAGAACTACTATCAAAAATGGCAACCCCACCTCAAGTTCTCCATTCCTCCTCCGCAGCATGAAATACAACTCATCCTCTTATCATGCTCAGTGTTTCCTCCATCAGAGGTGGTGTAGGGGTGAGGCAAGAGACAGAATGGTGATGCCCCAGCCGTCGATGACTTTTCCCTCTGAGCGCCGACTTAAAAGCGCCACACCCTCTTGTCTTTGCACAGGTACCTGCGTCTGTCCCAGAGCAACATCAATACTTTGCTGGAGCTCTGCAGAGAATCCGGAATCTACATAGACATACATCCTCACATGAAAGAATCGGAAATTGACGTTAGCACGGTGCTGTCATCCAATCCCAGCCGGACATGCTAGATGGTCCGGTTTGGCGAAATTAGAATGGCGCAGTCCTTAGAAGCTTTTCCACCAGCGTGGGAGAACCGACTGCTCTgaaagataaagaagaagaggaagtgtTAGGAAGGCCCGTTTTCAGAGGGTTGCAGT
Above is a genomic segment from Euleptes europaea isolate rEulEur1 chromosome 17, rEulEur1.hap1, whole genome shotgun sequence containing:
- the C17H16orf78 gene encoding uncharacterized protein C16orf78 homolog codes for the protein MKVMNDNLLKQEERKVKQWLKKQEQVSPSPSSKTFCKTSCSYLESVHGTHPVSGKESIDITWSQFGDHLPNFVSFLRLPTKRPSFDRKNSKDLTPFSGNDLPMQTLWSRNAFGPRSSVSNAFPPSRDSRKGSSPRQPSLDHSISLQEAVALFPSLQRLSTKGERHSSSKLTLHNSVSGFPALQKRLKTMLDRARGDEMFKPAEPLPQIHPEEILSCRYLRLSQSNINTLLELCRESGIYIDIHPHMKESEIDVSTVLSSNPSRTC